One stretch of Anaerobranca californiensis DSM 14826 DNA includes these proteins:
- a CDS encoding nucleotidyltransferase family protein: protein MNFGLPEQIIQGIKKELQKRENVTRAVIFGSRARGDYRYNSDIDLAVYSEGKISPDLWPDLEEAAGIYKIDVIDMNGPLDEELRRIIEEQGMEVYCRVE from the coding sequence ATGAATTTTGGATTGCCGGAACAAATTATCCAAGGAATAAAAAAAGAACTGCAAAAAAGAGAAAATGTAACCAGAGCAGTAATTTTCGGTTCCCGGGCCCGAGGAGATTATAGATATAATTCAGACATCGATCTGGCTGTTTACAGTGAAGGGAAAATATCGCCTGACTTGTGGCCGGATCTGGAAGAAGCGGCAGGTATTTATAAAATCGATGTCATTGACATGAACGGTCCACTGGACGAAGAGTTGCGCCGAATAATCGAAGAACAAGGTATGGAAGTTTATTGCCGGGTTGAATAA
- a CDS encoding DUF6904 family protein: MKINENLYEALHIVVENDDEFIEHDAVRIRILAVCYDI; the protein is encoded by the coding sequence ATAAAAATCAATGAAAATCTGTATGAAGCATTGCATATCGTCGTTGAAAATGATGATGAATTCATTGAACATGATGCAGTCCGCATTAGAATATTGGCTGTCTGTTACGATATTTAA